In Rutidosis leptorrhynchoides isolate AG116_Rl617_1_P2 chromosome 6, CSIRO_AGI_Rlap_v1, whole genome shotgun sequence, the DNA window ttaaaccccaatagctaaacctcaacatacgctcgaaaaacacgataattgtcatatattacttcttcgagcgtttttccgccaaaataaaaacatttatcacaaagtgtctttattaaatgttcatattttcatcccatctataatgttcgtgaacaaagttttttcaaaaaatgaaaaaaaaagtttttgcttccccccgaatcctcccgattggttacttccctcttgatcctaccactatatatatatatatatatatatatatatatatatatatatatatatatatatatatatatatatatatatatatatatatatatatatatatatgtatatatatatatatatgtatgtatatatatatatatatatatatatatatgtatgtatatatatatatatgtatatatatatatatatatatatatatatatatatgtgtgtgtgtgtgtgtgtgtgtgtgtgtgtatatatatatctatgtgtatatatatatatgtgtgtgtatatatatatatatatctatgtgtatatatatatatatatatttggagaattcggatctcggagagatctcgtttggacCTTTTTAAGGAGAACTCGGCAtatcggaataatctcggggagatctcgaacgttgacttacgttgactttatggtTTTTTAATAAAAGGAACGATTTCAGACGGATATGCGGGTGTCCATGGGGGCTTTGGGTACGGAGTTCGAAATGAAGAAGGACGCTCCATTCTCGAATTCGCTGTTGCCCACGATTTGGTTGTTGCAAACTCTTTCTTTAGGAAGACGGAAGCTCAGCTAGCAACCTTCCACAGTGGAGGTCATAGTACTCAGATTGATTATTTGCTGCTTCGCAAAGGGGACCTTAGGACCTGCAGAGACTGTAAAGCCCTGACTACCTGGACCTGTTCCACTCAACACAGACTTTTGGTCATGGACTTGGTTCCGCAGAGACGGGTTACTAGGAGAGGGAGACCCACCCAACCTAGGATCCTTTGGAAGAATCTGAATGAAAAGAAAGCCGAAACTTTCAAAGCATCTGTTTTGGAAAGAGTAGAGGCAGTAATGGATACTGTTACTCATGGGGATGCAGATCAGATGTGGAATAGTTTCGCATCAACTATTAGAGATGTCGCCAAGGAAACCTTAGGTGTGGCAGTAGGGACATCGAGAGGACACAAGTCCTGTAGATAATCATGGTGGATTAGTGATGAGGTTCAAACCAAAGTCGCACTTAAGCAACTGAGGTTTAGGGAGCTCGCTACATGTTGGGACGGGACACGTGATGACAGAACTAGGGCAGAAGAAAGgtataaagaagctaaaagagaagctaagaaggccgTTGCCCGTGCAAAAGATAAAGCGTATGAAGTTTTGTATAGGAAACTATACTCCAAAGAAGGAGCAAATGATATTTACAGGATTGCTAAAGCTAGGGAGAGTAGGAGGAGGGATATAGATAACATCAAGTTCATCAAGGATGAAGCCGGTCAAACCATAGTAAAGGAAGAcgaaattaggaaaagatgggaagggtaTTTCCAATCTCTTTTCGTGGGTGAAGGACCCGGGCGCCAAGAGGACCCGCAGGACTTGGGAATAGGACATTTCCAGAACAACAATTTCTGTAGGAGAATCAGTCAGGAAGAAGTAAGATCGGCACTACGAAAGATGGGTAGAAACAAAGCTGTTGGACCAGACCAGATCCCAatagaggcgtggcggtgcctaggcgaggatggtgtcaggtggttgacgtgtctttacaataagacgcttagaagttataaaatgcctacggaatggagactcagcgagattatccccatttacaaaaataaaggggatgcccaaatctgtggtaattatagaggcataaaattacttagtcatactatgaagctttgggagagagtgattgagactagactcCGACGCGAAACTACGGTTTCcgaaaaccaatttggtttcatgccagggcgctcttcgatggaggcaattcatattttaagaagcgttatggagaagtatagggagaaacaaaagggtctagagatggtcttcttagacttggaaaaggcctaTGATTGCGTACCGCGAAagttgatttggaagacccttaacgttaggggtatcccaagtagatatattagaGCTATTATGGATATGTACGATGGGGCGAAGGCCTGCTTTCGGACGCCTGTGGGAAACACAGAGTATTTCCCGATAGAAGTAGGGTTGcaccagggatcggcccttagtcctttcctttttgctttgatcctcgacgagctgtatcgaggaatacaagagaacatcccttggtgtctgatttttgccgatgatatcgtGCTTGTATCGGAAACAAaggatgagcttaacagaaggCTAGAACAATGGAGGGAAGCCCTAGAACAAAATGGGCTACGGATCAGTAGACAAAAGACAGAATATCTTAGTTGCGAATTCGGTAGGACTGATGATGAACTTAATGTTGGAGGGAACATCAGcattggggaccagatcttgcacccacaagagtcgtttagatatctaggctcggtcctccacaaatcagggaggatagatgaggacgtgactcatcgtattaaggtaggttggttgaagtggagagcagcgaaaggggttttgtgcgacaagaagataccaCTCAAATTGAAAGGAAAAATTCctcaaggtggcaatcagacctgccatgttgtacggatcagaatgttggccaatgacgaaggcccaagagagaaggatggaggtggcagaaatgaggatgcttaggtggacgtgtggtaaaaccatgctagatatgataccaaatggtgtgtttagggaaaaacttggagtcagtagcatcatcgacaagctaagagaagaacgacttcgttggtttgggcatgtgatgagaCGACCACGTATTGCCTCGGTTAGGAGAGTTGAGGCACTCACGGTAGAtggtgtaaggagaaggggtagacctactcgtaggtggatggatagactaagactcgacatgagggagctttcgttgaccgaggacatgacttctgatagggatgcgtggagggctagaataagAATAGTTGAGTAgggctacttttattattattattgttattgttattgttattgttattactgttattactgttattactgctattactgctattactgttattattcttactattacaattattagtattgttattgttattattattattttttgtatcactattattaattattagtgtattagtatttgtattacaaatatttattactattaatatttatatgaactattattattactattatttgtattactattactatcgtttttattagttttatgtatTGTTACTAATAGTATTAAATGAGTATGTTTTTGGTATCTTTGGTTTTTGGATGTATGCATGCTTGCTTGGTTGTTTGTACGTATGCACGTAGGTTcttgtatgtttgtatgtatgtatgcatgcatgtagGTTTTGTAATGAAGGTGTGATGCAGTTACACACGTTTTTATATGTGAGTTTGTTTTTTATGTATGTATATTTGTAGgtaggtatgtatgtatgcttgttttTTACTTGTCTGCAGGTGTGGTATATTCACTCATGTATGTATGTTTTGCTAATAGGTTTATGTAGGACTGGGTGTTTATGCTATGTATGTATGGTTGTATGTGTggctttatgcatgtatgtatgtacgtaggtatgtttcagacttgtacgtaggtatgtctcatgtatttacgtaggtatgtctggtgtgtatgtaggtttaggtatgt includes these proteins:
- the LOC139855108 gene encoding uncharacterized protein translates to MLPILVAEVVVGVVTGSDSGVFGTISDGYAGVHGGFGYGVRNEEGRSILEFAVAHDLVVANSFFRKTEAQLATFHSGGHSTQIDYLLLRKGDLRTCRDCKALTTWTCSTQHRLLVMDLVPQRRVTRRGRPTQPRILWKNLNEKKAETFKASVLERVEAVMDTVTHGDADQMWNSFASTIRDVAKETLGVAVGTSRGHKSFALKQLRFRELATCWDGTRDDRTRAEERYKEAKREAKKAVARAKDKAYEVLYRKLYSKEGANDIYRIAKARESRRRDIDNIKFIKDEAGQTIVKEDEIRKRWEGYFQSLFVGEGPGRQEDPQDLGIGHFQNNNFCRRISQEEVRSALRKMGRNKAVGPDQIPIEAWRRVLEISQTIFLNNWYQSSKWFQEFVVDLVAGFSKQSPIILGPNRSYLSTTSIGQL